The bacterium genomic interval TCTTCGGTGGTTTATTCAAAAGAATAGCGAATACCGGCTCAATCGAGAAAACACTTTGTGTCTTGCTTGCTTATGATGTGATTATCGTCGGATTAGCTGTTATATGGCTCACTAAGTTTGCTGGTGGAAAAGGTATAAGCCTACGAGCGATTGGATGGCGGACTGATAACTTCTGGAAGGATGTTGCATGGGGTTGCGGAGGATATTTAGCGACAATACCTTTTCTAATCTTAGCTGTTATCATTGCGGCGTTTTTCGATAATGTGCTTCCTTCTAAAGCTAATCCTATTGGGGAAATTGCTGAAATGACGAGCACATTTAGTGGGCGTTTGTTGGTATTAGCAATGGCATCCGTATTTGCTCCTTTGGTGGAGGAAACGTTCTTCCGTGGAGTTTTATTCCCAGCGATATGGCGGCGTACGCGCCGGCTTTGGCTGGCAATATTTGCCTCAGCTTTATTCTTTGCTTTTGTTCATCCTCAATTCCTTTCAGGCGCGCTTGCCATTACAATAATAGGTTCATTCCTTGCGTTATTATACGCAGAACGCCGCTCGCTTATTCCAGGAGCAGTTATGCACGCCATCCATAACACCGTCCTGATGATTTTAATCTTCCTCTTATATTCAAGTTAAAAGGAAACCGCCGATAAAATCGGCGGTTTCTTCTTGGGATAGCGACCATAACTTTGCCTAAATCATCGACCTAAAACCCGAAACTTCATAGGTAAAATTCGTCTCCCTTTGAGGTAAGGACTGATAACTTGATTGGCCCCGGAACTTAATGTATCCTTACACTCTCGAAAGACGATCGGGTAATAGATGTGATTAAGAGCAAAGTCGGTAGCTTGGATTTGCCCGGCAATAGCGCCAGATGGGCAATGATGCATCTTGGAAATCTCCTTTAAATGGATACTTAAAAAACATAAAAAATAAACCTAACAAGTTTATTATACAGGCACGTTGGTGATTTGGCAAGAGCACAATTCTTCATTTTTACGAATACTAGTATTCCTACTAGTATTCGTTTTACTAAGTAGTAATTACCGTGTTGGCTCAGATAATAATTCGTCTAAAAATGCAGCGCTTTTCAAGTCATGACCAAGCAAGTGTCGCCAAAATGAACGAGTAATTCGAGCAATATTGCCGATTTGTAGGATTTCATCCGACGGCCTATCGGATCGAAGAAGGTCTCGTATTTCGGGCAAAGCCTCCAACGGGATACGAAGCGAGTCGCGAGTCTGTGCTCCGCATCGAGCGCAAAGCAACCCTCCGACTGATGGGCTGAAACCTGCCCATAGTCCTGTGGGGACCTTTTCGCATTGAGCGCAGACATCGACCATAGGTTCATAACCAAGATTGCCGATGAGGTGGAACTCACCCCATCGCAGCGCGATTTCAGGATTAGGGGAGTGCTCGAGTTGGGTCAATACAAACTCAGTGAGTTCGAATAGCGCCTCGTTAGGCTCGCCTTCATGGACAAGCGAGTCGAGAAGTTCACACCAATAGAGGGCGAACGATAAGCGTTTTAGGTCCGAGCGAAGTCCCAAATAGGAATGAATAGGAACTACTTGGGTGACAATATCGAATGTCCGACCGACTGCCAGTTGAAATTGGCTCATAGCCAATCCTTCGGTCAAGCTGGCCAGCTTTGCGCCAGGTTTACGGGCACTTCGTGCTATGACTTCAATTTTGCCTTTTTCTCGAGTGATAAGGGTGAGGATTTTATCGGCTTCAGCAAAGTCTTTGCGGCGTAAAACGATGCCGTTCAGAGTATATGTTGGCATTGCATTTCCTCGATTCTTGACTAAAGCTCCAAATCTTTACGGCTGCGGCTTATTTGGACTGAAGCTTTGTCAAGGATAACTTTCGCTGGCGGCAGTCGCTTTCCTACTTTAATTGTAACCGAAGATGCGGTCGTGAAGTGTTTAAATAACGCTTCGACAAGCCGATCGGCAAGACGCTCGAGTAGACGAAAACGTTCATTTGTTCCAATTTCAACCACTAAGCGCGCGACGTCCGAGTAGCTGATTGTATTGTGCAAATCATCAGTTGCGCCCGCATGCCTCAGGTTTGTCTCGATTTCCATATCGACCACAAACCGATGCCCGATCTTCTGCTCCTCATCGGAAACCCCATGAAAAGCATAAAACTCAATCCCCTCGAGAACGATTCGATCATTCATGTCTCTATTTTACTAGTTTTCCGTAATTGATTGTGATGTAGGTGGATAAAGAGATTCGGAAATCATGCTCTAAAGTAAAGTCCGTTTCCTTTCGATACGGTCAGAAGTGCTACAGGTTTGTCTTTGTAGGGGCGAAGCTTGCTGCGCCCTCCGGAGGGCAGAGCAAGCTCAGCCCCTACATTCAAAGACGATGACACTGATTATTAAAAAGGTAATTGTTATTATTCGTTCTGATAGACAGGCGTTTAATTGCGTAATAATACTCATGCGGTAATTTTGGATCATAAAAGCTTTCGCAAGTCATAGCAATAAGCTGAGTTCGGGTACGATAGGGAAATAATGGATAGATATAAATTAGTAATGGCTAGGTATCGGGCGCTTTGGGCGCTATTGGCAATTTTCATATTTACATCAGTCGTGCTTGCAGACGATCTGACTGATATACTAAATAAACATGTGCAGGCGATGGGGGGCATGGCTGCACTTGCTAAAGTTCAGACCATTATAATTCAAGGTAAAGCTGATGTCGGTGGCGTCGTTATGGACTTAGAAGAATACTATCAGGCTCCCGACAAACTTCGTCAGGATGAGACATTTGGTGGGCGCACTTCGATTTTATTGTACGACGGCAAACAAGCCTGGTCTCGGGATTCGAATGGAAAGGTAGTCCGTTTGACTGGCGAAGAAGCAAAGAGCACTCGTACCGAAATCTATGCTTTCGGACTGACCTATATCAGCAACCCATCCAATTGGAAATACATCAAGCATTTGGGTAATGAAATAAGTACCGGCCGGATTATGTTGGAATTCAATCCGCCGGATGGATCCGTTGCAACGTTATTCCTTGATCCTAAAACCTATCTGGCAACCGAAGTCCATCAAAAGCAAGATGGTGATACTATTCGTGTCACCCAGGAAGACTATCGCCAAGTCGATGGTATCCCCTTTGCCTACAAATATCACATCTCAAATGGAAGAACTCAATACGATCAGGTCATTAATGTCGATAAGATTGAATTAAATTCCCCTCTGGACACAAGCCTTTTTGTTAAGCCTGAAGCACAACTGGATTATAAATGGACTAGCGGGCAGAAGTTTGCCGTGTTACCAATCAAGTTCAATGGCAATCATCTATATGCTGCCATCAGTGTGAATGGGAATCCTGTTTACATGCTGGTCGATACTGGCGCCGGCTCATCCGTCATTAGCTCTAAACTTGCAAAGAAGTTGAAGCTGAATTCTGCAGGGAAGTTTGAAGTGAAAGGTGGAGGTGGTTCTTCTACTGGGGGGATTCTGAATGGTGTTAATTTTGAGATAAAGGGGCTGAAGCTGGAGAACCAGTCGGTTCTCGAGATGGAAGTGCCGATGTTGATGGACTTTGAGAAAGAACTAGGCGGTGTCCTCGGATATGATTTTTTAGGGCGTTTTGTGGTGAAGTTCGATTATATAAAGCAGGTCATCACTCTTTACGATCCCGATGCTTACAAGCCAGTCAAAGTGGGACATACAGTGTTCCTCGAATTGGATGGCAGAACTCCGATCATATCAGGATCGCTCGATGGGATGCCTTGCAAACTGCGGATCGATACTGGCTCAGATGGCACGGTCTCGTTCAGTGAGGCTTTTGTTGAAGCTAATAAGCTCAGAAAAAAGTATCCCTATTCAACCTCTTCGGCGGCGGTGGGAACTGGCGGGGCATTCTATGAGACTCTTCATCGGGTGAAGAAATTCAGCCTCGCCGGATACAATATGAATGATTTGCTAGCGACTTTTTCCGCTGATGAAAAAGGGTTTGAAAGTGATGGTGTTCAAGGCAATTTGGGCAACAGCATTATCAGCCAGTTCACGCTGATAATCGACTATCCGCACGAACAGGCCACTTTCATTCCGAATTCTAATTTTGGCAAAAGTGATGACGATGGCTATTTTCTTGGGATTTCTCTTTCTGAAAAAGCCAAGAAGATTGTGATCGATTTAGTTGAGCCTTACACTCCTGCTTTCAAAGCCGGTGTTAAGGTTGGAGATGTTCTGCTTTCTATAAATGGGGTAACCACTAAAAAGCGTTCTGTTGATAAAGTTCAAAAAATGATCGACCATGACAAACAAAAATCCTACACCCTCGTCATTAAGCGTAAAGGCAAGGTGTTAACCCTGAAAATGAAGTCAGCTAAGTATCTCGATAGTTCTATGTAGAGGAGGCTTTCTATGTTGCGTTTAAGAATGAAGTCGCTACTGCTTGTTGGTGTTTTATTACTGCCCATTTTGCAAGTAGGGGCAGCAGAGAAGTTGTTCCGATTTATTGCCTATGGCGATACGCGTGATGGGCACAAGGTTCATCAGGAAATCATTAATCAAATGATTCAACTACATCCCAAGTTCGTGATCAGTACGGGTGATTTAGTAAATGATGGCAGCGAGCCTGCTCTATGGACTAAGTTCGATAAGATCACTGGAGAACTGCGCAAGACAACGCCTTATTATGCTGCGTTGGGCAATCATGATATTGGTGGAGAAGGCTTTGCTACCCGAAAATTGCGGCCTAAGAATTCAGGGACAGAGATGTATTACTCCTTCGATGAGGGGAAATTACATTTCATATGTCTTGATACTCAACAGTCCATAAAGCCAGACAGTAAGCAGTACAAATGGCTGGAATCGGACCTTAAATCGGCGAAATCTCGCGGTAAATTCATAATTCCTTTCTTCCATGTAGCTGTTTACTCTGTAGGGGGTCACGGCAGTTCGTCTTCACTTCAAACCATATTGGTTCCGTTGTATAAAAAATATGGAGTGAAGCTATCCTTCCAGGGGCATGATCACATCTATTATCGAACGCTACGCGAAGGCACAACCTGGGTTGTGACCGGCGGCGGGGGCGCTCCGATTTATCCAATAGACATGACCAAAGCCATCCCCGGCGACATAGGCGCCACAGCCAATCACTTTTGTCAATGCGATGTGTACTCCGATAAAATAGTCGTCACCGTCTATACGCCAACTCTCAAGAAAATTGACGAATTCACGATCCCGTTCACGAATAAGACTGGGAAGTAGAGGTATGAGAACACGTTCAGGGTGATGTCACGTTCGGACGTTTAAAAATAGAATGCGGCGAGACGCTGACACTACGGGGATTTTTGAAAAATATGGTTTGCAGGTAAAGTAGAGGGTATGGAAGAGTATAAGGGTCGGCGAGTCGAAGTTGTGGTTTGGCTAATTTGGGGATGGGGGATGTTTGCGGCGGGCATCTTTGCGATGCTTTGGCAAGCAGGATTATTCCACCGGTATCTGCCACCTCTCGATTTGGGGCGGGGATGGTTGATCTTTCTTCCTGGTCTATTATGTCTTGCCTCTTGCCGAAAAATTGCACAAATGCGCGGTTGCTCTGTAACGGTTACCAATGAGGCACTAGAAATCACTCCCTATCGAGGTAAAACTTTTCGTATAGAACTTGGAGATCCTATAAAGATCGATCACCGCATGATGATTACTTATCTCCCCTACCTTAGCTTCACAATGCCCATTCCTGTGTTTGAAACTGTATTTCGCATCAGCCAGGGCAACAAAGAGTACTTTATTAACCTAGACCGTTGTGAAAATCCCAGAGAACGGGCTTATCAACTTTATAGAACCTTCGTAGTCCAGCAGACTCAATAATCTTATATAGCCTTAAACAGTCTTGTGCCTCCAAGGTATAGTATTAAACGCAAATCAGCTAAATCCAATTAAATTTATGAATACAATTAGAATTCGCGCGCATGCTAAAGTGAACTTGACGCTCGAAGCGCTTCAAAAGCGTTCGGATGGGTATCACGACATCGAAACAGTATTTCAGGCAATTAGCCTATCCGACCGCTTGACGTTTCGAGCGGTTGAGACTTCGGGAGTGGAACTTGTTTCTGAAGACCCAAAGATGCCTAAAGATCAATCGAATCTTATCGTTAAAGCTGCGAATGCTTACTTTGAGGCAAGTGGGATCAATCCTTTTGGAATAGAAGTTAATGTTGTCAAACGAATTCCAATGGAAGCGGGACTAGGGGGCGGTTCAAGTGATGCTGCGGCAACGCTACGGGCACTCAATATGATGGTGGATAAGCCGGTGGATCTTGAAAAGCTCGAGAAGATAGCTTCTACCCTTGGCGCTGATGTGGCCTATTTTCTTCGAGGAGGCACTGTTTTTGCATCAGGAATTGGCGATGATTTGAAAACTCTTTCTGACTTGACCCCGATGCCATTAGTCATTGCGAAACCGGATGAGGGAGTTTCGACTGCCTGGGCCTATGAAATGCTTGACAAAACCCCGAAATCTAATTCGCCAGGAGCTTCAAGAAAATTGGCAGAGGCAATAAATAATATTTCGGCTCTAAGCGATCTTGCGCCTTTGCTTTTTAATGATTTCGAATCGGTCGTGATGGCCGAAAAGCCTGCTATTCAGGCTGTTGCAGAGGCTTTAACAAAGGCAGGAGCTATTCGGACGTTGTTATGCGGCAGCGGATCAGCGGTTTTTGGGTTATTTGAAGTTCCTCATCAAGCTCGAAACACGGCTGCTGTGTTGAGTAAATCAGGCTTATGGGCCACTTACGCATTCACTGCGCCGGCTTTATATACACAAACGGCAGGAGAAGAATTGGAATGAGCGGATTGTCAGCGGTTATTCTTGCGGGAGGATCAACTTCTCCTGAATGGCGTGAGCAAAGTGGTGCGGAGAAGCGTGCTTTGGTTCCTTTTCACGACCGGCCAATTGTGAGCTGGGTTATCGATGCAGTTGTAGCGAGTGGATGTGTCGATACAATCATTGTCGTAGGCAATATTACCGATGACCCAAGAGTGAGATGTGTGCAGGAAGGGAAGTGCTTTCTCGATAGCGTGAAAAATGGAATGGCGGCAGTTACGGATGATTACTTCTTGCAAGTGACGGCTGATATTCCGTTCCTCACTTCTGATGGAGTAAAAGATTTCGTCGATCGTTCGTTGGCTCTAAAGGCTGATGTTTGTTATCCGATAATTTCTAGGTCAGTTTGCGAACAGCAGTTCCCCGATATTAAACGCACTTATGTTAAATTACAAGAAGGATTATTTACAGGCGGTAACCTTGGCTTAGTTAACCGAAGTTATATTGAAGCTCGCATGGGGTATTTGGAAAAAGCGTATGCCGCCAGAAAGAAACCTCTCAAGTTAGCTGCAATGATAGGCTTTGATACGCTTGCTCGATTTATATTAGGTCAGATCATCCCGAGTTTGTTTAGTATAGGATATGCCGAGCGTAAGGTCGGTCGGCTCATCGGCGGTAAATTGAAGGGTGTTATAACGGATTACGCTGAAATCGGGGCTGACATTGACACGCTTGAACACTGGCAACAATTCCAGAAGTTGCCATTTCCTGCGTTCCGAAAGTGACGATGAGGCGTCTGTAAAATAGCGGCCTTTACGAAATATCGGTACTTTTACATGTTTTTGAGCTAGCCAATTCTTTAAAGTTGTTTTAAGGGGGCTAGTGTGAGGTATTGTAAGAGCACTAACTTGCCGTTAGTTTCGCCTGCCCCGTCTGCTTAAACTTCGGGAACTGCGCGGGTAGTATAACCGTCTAAGAGGCTGCACAAGTAATTCGGTGATAAGGAGTCGTGGCTGATGGCAAATTTGGAGGTGAAGGGAGACTTGGACGACCATCTGAAAGAGAATGATCTGGAGGAATTGAAAAAGCTGCGTGAATTTGGCCAATCCCTCCAGGATAAGGTCTCCCAACTCGAAACAGCAAACAAGACGCTCCAGCAGCAGCTTCAATCGCTACAACAAGGCAAAGCTGAAGTCGGTGAGACGCCGACACCTATCAATGAATACGAATCGACGCTTCGCCGCCTTGTTCAACGCGTTGCGATGATTCTGCAGGCAGAAAAAGCGGTCTTTATGCTTTTTGATAGGGAAACAGGCGAGCTTGCTGCAATGCCTCCCGCCTATGGGGTAGATGAGGATGGAATTCGCGCTTTACGCGTAAGAGCAACAAGCGGTGTCTCCGGTCAAGTCTTCCGAGAAGGCGTACCGGTCATCGTCCACGATGCTGTCGGCGACGAAAGAACAGTCAAAGAAAACGTCGTCTATCTTGGCGTACGCAACCTCGTTGCCGTGCCGTTAGTAATAGAGAAGCGCGATGAAGATAATCGCCTTCTTGATAAACAAACAATTGGCGTTTTGCATGTCTTCAATAAGCGACATGGCGGTCAGTTCAACGACGAAGACGTTCGCCTATTAGAGCGCATGTCGCGCAACGCAGCTTCCATTATCGCCAATCTCCAAATCTTCCAGGAAGTCGTAAAAGAGAAGGAAGAGCTTGAGCATACGATTGATAGTCTCTATGCCGGATTGGTATTGATAAACGGCAACGGGCGTGTTGCTCAGATGAACCAATCGGCCCGTAATATCTTCCGAATCGGGCAAGAAGCGATTGGTAAGCTTTATAACGAAGCCTTTAATGATGAGCGGTTTGTTAAACTGATAGAGGATTCAACAAAGCAAGAGGCAGATTCACAAACCGAAATCACTGTTAATGCCGAAGACGGTCACGATCACATCTTTCAGGTGCAAAGCGCTTTAGTAAGAGGTGATCAGGATCGAGTAGTGGGCACTGTGGCGATTCTGAATGATATCACCGAGTTGCGTACTATTGAGCGAATGAAATCGGCATTCGTCGCAACGGTTTCTCACGAACTCCGAACTCCCCTTACCGCTATTAAGGGATTTGTCCAAACTTTATTGATGGATACAGATGGTTCATTCGATGAGACCTCTCGAAGAGAATTCTATGGGATTATTGATAGCGAATGCGACCGACTAACCCGCTTGATTAACGACCTTCTTAACATATCTAGAATTGAAGCCGGCGAAAGCTTGAAGCCGAATTACAAAGAGGTTAATGTTAGGCAGCTTGCTCAGAAAGTGCTTATGATCCAGAATCAAGCAACCCAAAAGCATGCGCTTAAGTTGGATGTACCTGAAGACTTCCCGTTAATTACAGCCGATGAAGATAAGCTGGATCAGGTACTTACTAACCTGATTAATAACTCGATTAAATACTCACCGAATGGCGGTCAGATTACGATTATAGGACGTGTTGAGGGTAACGATATTCTTCTGGCTGTCAAGGATGAGGGAATGGGACTGCCCAAAGACCAGTTGCCAAAGGTCTTTGAGAAGTTCCACCGAGTCGATAATAGGGACAATCGAAAGATCTACGGAACCGGCCTCGGCCTTTTCTTAGTCAAGCATTTGGTTGAAGTAGTTCATCAAGGCAAAATCTGGGCTGAGAGTGAAGGCGAAGGTAAGGGGTCTACTTTCACGATGCGCATCCCCAAGAAACTCGACCCATCAGAAGTAGATAACGATAGCGCAAGAGCCGTTTCAATGTAAGTTCTAAATAAAAAGGGCACGGCTATAGCCGTGCCCTTTTATTATATTTGTGCCTTAGCTTAACTTGTCCTTTGTCTAATCCCTGCTATTCTTTTGTCTCTTCGGGTTCGTTTGGTTCGGGGTGACATTCTATTTTTACTTTTTCTATGCGGCGGCCGTCTGTTTGAGTGACCGTGAACCTTGGGCCTTCATATTGTATTGATTCGCCTGCTTCAGGCTGGTGGCCTAAGTAGCCAAATACAAAACCACCGATAGTATCGAATTCTTCTGAGTCTAGACGAAGACCAAGGCGTTCGTTTATTTCATCCAGATGCATTCGACCATCCACAATGTAGACATTCTCGCAGACTGTTTGGAACATCTGCTGTTCTTCGTCGTATTCATCCATGATGTCGCCGACGAGTTCTTCCACCAGGTCCTCGATAGTGACTAATCCTGCTGTTCCACCGTATTCATCTCGAACGACGGCAATGTGATTGCGGTTAACGCGCATCTCGCGAAGCAGCGCGACTACCGACTTATTCTCGGGGATGAAGTACACTGGGCGCATAACTTCCTTAATAGTAAATAACGTTAGAGAGCCGTTTAGTTTCGCTAGCACGTCTTTAGCGTAGACAATTCCCACGACCTGATCGATTGTTTCTTCGAAGACCGGTATGCGCGAAAAACCGGTTTCAGCGATGAGACTGACAACATCTTTGGTGCTTTCAGTAATATCAACAGCTTTTATATCGGTTCGAGGGGTCATCACTTCACGGGCGATTGTATCAGTGAACTCAAATACCGATTTAATAATCTCGGTTTCTTCTTCTTCGAGTACCCCATGTTCTTCACTTGTTTCTACGATGACCTTTAATTCTTCTTCAGATATCACAGGAGCCGCGAAATGAGCATGACCGCCAAAACGACGTACGACTAAGTTACTGACGCCTGTGACCAGAACTACAAGTGGATGCATTAGACGAGCTAAGAAGTCCATAAAGGGGGCAACTCGCAGCGACCATATTTCCGGATGCTGCATGCCCAAGCTTTTTGGAACTACTTCACCAAAAGTAATCAAGAAGAAAATAGCGACCAGTGTGATGATTACGACTGAATATGGCTCGGGATTCGAAATATGAAGTAGGTTATAAATGGGCATTGCCCATAGAGTAAATGGGTGAGCAAACTGAGTTGCTGCTTCAACTGATGCAAAAGCGCTGGCAAACTCGACACCGATTTGGATCGTGGCAAGGTAGCGAGGCGGGTTACTGAGTAAGCGTTCGAGACGTTTGCTATTACGCCGGTCTTCCTCGATTAGCTGACGCACACGGCTTCGCCTGAGTGATACAAGTGAAGTTTCGGATATTGAGAAGAACGCTTTCACTAAAATCAGGGCAACGACTAAAATAAGTCTTCCCCAAGGAATCTCGCCATTAGATGTTCCTTCTGGCGCGTTTCCTTGTGCCCATATAAGGTTAGCTCCGAACCAAAGCAGAGCAATCGTTACCAGAAAGGTAAGCCATGATATATTTTGTTTCTTAGCCCGTTTTGCGGGCTTGGTACGTAAAGGGGGTTCAGGTATATCAGTGCTCACTGTCTTTTCCTGCCTTCTAGAATTGATCCAATCGTGAGGGAGCCATTAGGCTTTGTATCGTTTAACATAAAGTGGTATATCATCTTGTTATTGGTCCCGGAGAGGTAAAGAAATACATGAGTCCGGCGATCAGGATGCCCAACACCGCTCCAAAGGTTACTTCTTGGAGGGAGTGTATTCCTGCTTCGACTCGGCTCTGTGCAATTAATGCGGCCAAGATAACCGCTAATATCGCCGTCAAAAAAGTTGGGGAGATGACGATAATGGTAAACGCGAGGAAGAAGCCGACTGCGCTGTGCCCGCTAATCAAGCCACCCTTCCATATTGTCCCACGGCCCCCTAAAACTTTGCCGATTACCATGGTAATGAATATAATTACGCCACAAACGATGAGGGTTGTTGTCGTCCACCCCGCATCAGGTTTGCGGTTGAGCTTAATCGCCAGCAATTCAAGGTTGCGCTGTCTTAAAAATAGAATAGCCCCTACAATAATTGCATTCATCGTGGCTATCAAAACCGCGCCTGCAGCAATATCCTTGGCAAATTTAGCCTGTGGGCTATATTGCTGCGTGACCATATCCACCAACGCTTCTATGGCCGAGTTGATCATTTCCGTTACGAGCACCAGTGATATGGTGAATAACAGAATCAGCATCTGACTAGTATCGAGGCGGAAGATCAATCCTAGCACGAGCACTGCGATAACGGTGAAAAAATGAAATCGCATGTGCTTTTGTGTGCGGAAGACCCGCATAACACCTTCAAACGCATATTGAAAACTATCTATTGGTCTTTTCGTTCTCATATTATGATTCCGCTAGGGTCCCCCAATCATCTTCCATTTTATATCCTAGCTCTGCGGCTACGCTGCGAGCTTTAGCGATCATTTCGTCGTAGCCCTCTTCAGTTTCGTCATTATATCCTAATAGGTGAAGACAGCCATGCAAGGCAAGAAAGACGGTTTCTGCTACCAACTCAATTTCTCTTTGCTGCGCCTGACGCTCTGCAGTATCTATCGAGATCACAATATCTCCCAGCACATCGGGATCGTTGAACGGAAAGGACAGCACATCTGTTGGCACATCAAAACCCCGATAAGTGCGGTTCAACTCGCGAATAAACTCATCGTCGCTAAGGACGATGCTTACTTCCGCTGGAGATTTTTGTTCGTGTTGGAGTAGCAAGCGGATCGCTTTAGCGATGGACTGCGACGCTACCCGGCGGGCTGACCGATTGGAGATCATTATTTCGGTCCGCCTTTTGGGAACCGTCATTAGTTGTCACCTCAGGATAATCAATTCGCTGGTGGCGGGATGCAGTTAAAGTTTGCACGAATGCTTTTATAATTCGTTTCAAGTCGCCAAAGGTTAGATCGCACTCATCGAGTTGGTTATCAGTGCGGCGATCCTCTACCAATTGCGTGATAAAATGTTCGAGCCGAGAAGGCGAAGTGCGGTCAAGTGTTCGAGTAGCAGCTTCTATTGCATCGGATAACATTACCAACGCGGCTTCTTTCGATCTTGGCTGCGGGCCTGGGTAGCGGTAATGTTGTTCGAGCATCGGATCGTGCTCCTCGCATTCTGCTTTGGCCTGATAATAGAAATACGTAATCAAACTTGTCCCGTGATGCTGACCTATGGCATCTATTACCGGCTGTGGTAAATTGTGCTCAATTGCCATCTCCACGCCATCTCGCACATGGGCCGAAATAATAGTGGCTGAAAGGGAAGGAGAG includes:
- the ispE gene encoding 4-(cytidine 5'-diphospho)-2-C-methyl-D-erythritol kinase, with the translated sequence MNTIRIRAHAKVNLTLEALQKRSDGYHDIETVFQAISLSDRLTFRAVETSGVELVSEDPKMPKDQSNLIVKAANAYFEASGINPFGIEVNVVKRIPMEAGLGGGSSDAAATLRALNMMVDKPVDLEKLEKIASTLGADVAYFLRGGTVFASGIGDDLKTLSDLTPMPLVIAKPDEGVSTAWAYEMLDKTPKSNSPGASRKLAEAINNISALSDLAPLLFNDFESVVMAEKPAIQAVAEALTKAGAIRTLLCGSGSAVFGLFEVPHQARNTAAVLSKSGLWATYAFTAPALYTQTAGEELE
- a CDS encoding nucleotidyltransferase family protein, which gives rise to MSGLSAVILAGGSTSPEWREQSGAEKRALVPFHDRPIVSWVIDAVVASGCVDTIIVVGNITDDPRVRCVQEGKCFLDSVKNGMAAVTDDYFLQVTADIPFLTSDGVKDFVDRSLALKADVCYPIISRSVCEQQFPDIKRTYVKLQEGLFTGGNLGLVNRSYIEARMGYLEKAYAARKKPLKLAAMIGFDTLARFILGQIIPSLFSIGYAERKVGRLIGGKLKGVITDYAEIGADIDTLEHWQQFQKLPFPAFRK
- the recO gene encoding DNA repair protein RecO — encoded protein: MPTYTLNGIVLRRKDFAEADKILTLITREKGKIEVIARSARKPGAKLASLTEGLAMSQFQLAVGRTFDIVTQVVPIHSYLGLRSDLKRLSFALYWCELLDSLVHEGEPNEALFELTEFVLTQLEHSPNPEIALRWGEFHLIGNLGYEPMVDVCAQCEKVPTGLWAGFSPSVGGLLCARCGAQTRDSLRIPLEALPEIRDLLRSDRPSDEILQIGNIARITRSFWRHLLGHDLKSAAFLDELLSEPTR
- a CDS encoding ATP-binding protein; translation: MANLEVKGDLDDHLKENDLEELKKLREFGQSLQDKVSQLETANKTLQQQLQSLQQGKAEVGETPTPINEYESTLRRLVQRVAMILQAEKAVFMLFDRETGELAAMPPAYGVDEDGIRALRVRATSGVSGQVFREGVPVIVHDAVGDERTVKENVVYLGVRNLVAVPLVIEKRDEDNRLLDKQTIGVLHVFNKRHGGQFNDEDVRLLERMSRNAASIIANLQIFQEVVKEKEELEHTIDSLYAGLVLINGNGRVAQMNQSARNIFRIGQEAIGKLYNEAFNDERFVKLIEDSTKQEADSQTEITVNAEDGHDHIFQVQSALVRGDQDRVVGTVAILNDITELRTIERMKSAFVATVSHELRTPLTAIKGFVQTLLMDTDGSFDETSRREFYGIIDSECDRLTRLINDLLNISRIEAGESLKPNYKEVNVRQLAQKVLMIQNQATQKHALKLDVPEDFPLITADEDKLDQVLTNLINNSIKYSPNGGQITIIGRVEGNDILLAVKDEGMGLPKDQLPKVFEKFHRVDNRDNRKIYGTGLGLFLVKHLVEVVHQGKIWAESEGEGKGSTFTMRIPKKLDPSEVDNDSARAVSM
- the folB gene encoding dihydroneopterin aldolase; translated protein: MNDRIVLEGIEFYAFHGVSDEEQKIGHRFVVDMEIETNLRHAGATDDLHNTISYSDVARLVVEIGTNERFRLLERLADRLVEALFKHFTTASSVTIKVGKRLPPAKVILDKASVQISRSRKDLEL
- a CDS encoding aspartyl protease family protein, giving the protein MDRYKLVMARYRALWALLAIFIFTSVVLADDLTDILNKHVQAMGGMAALAKVQTIIIQGKADVGGVVMDLEEYYQAPDKLRQDETFGGRTSILLYDGKQAWSRDSNGKVVRLTGEEAKSTRTEIYAFGLTYISNPSNWKYIKHLGNEISTGRIMLEFNPPDGSVATLFLDPKTYLATEVHQKQDGDTIRVTQEDYRQVDGIPFAYKYHISNGRTQYDQVINVDKIELNSPLDTSLFVKPEAQLDYKWTSGQKFAVLPIKFNGNHLYAAISVNGNPVYMLVDTGAGSSVISSKLAKKLKLNSAGKFEVKGGGGSSTGGILNGVNFEIKGLKLENQSVLEMEVPMLMDFEKELGGVLGYDFLGRFVVKFDYIKQVITLYDPDAYKPVKVGHTVFLELDGRTPIISGSLDGMPCKLRIDTGSDGTVSFSEAFVEANKLRKKYPYSTSSAAVGTGGAFYETLHRVKKFSLAGYNMNDLLATFSADEKGFESDGVQGNLGNSIISQFTLIIDYPHEQATFIPNSNFGKSDDDGYFLGISLSEKAKKIVIDLVEPYTPAFKAGVKVGDVLLSINGVTTKKRSVDKVQKMIDHDKQKSYTLVIKRKGKVLTLKMKSAKYLDSSM
- a CDS encoding metallophosphoesterase — protein: MLRLRMKSLLLVGVLLLPILQVGAAEKLFRFIAYGDTRDGHKVHQEIINQMIQLHPKFVISTGDLVNDGSEPALWTKFDKITGELRKTTPYYAALGNHDIGGEGFATRKLRPKNSGTEMYYSFDEGKLHFICLDTQQSIKPDSKQYKWLESDLKSAKSRGKFIIPFFHVAVYSVGGHGSSSSLQTILVPLYKKYGVKLSFQGHDHIYYRTLREGTTWVVTGGGGAPIYPIDMTKAIPGDIGATANHFCQCDVYSDKIVVTVYTPTLKKIDEFTIPFTNKTGK
- a CDS encoding CPBP family intramembrane glutamic endopeptidase, whose translation is FGGLFKRIANTGSIEKTLCVLLAYDVIIVGLAVIWLTKFAGGKGISLRAIGWRTDNFWKDVAWGCGGYLATIPFLILAVIIAAFFDNVLPSKANPIGEIAEMTSTFSGRLLVLAMASVFAPLVEETFFRGVLFPAIWRRTRRLWLAIFASALFFAFVHPQFLSGALAITIIGSFLALLYAERRSLIPGAVMHAIHNTVLMILIFLLYSS